A single Archocentrus centrarchus isolate MPI-CPG fArcCen1 unplaced genomic scaffold, fArcCen1 scaffold_30_ctg1, whole genome shotgun sequence DNA region contains:
- the pdzph1 gene encoding uncharacterized protein pdzph1, with amino-acid sequence MSRRGRRRNSKRRKSSSSNKQSVSPYIFKKQNKNNNCNNEDLVEKGETDSFRKENVLSASEDEEKYNNSAPKEKRFKEDYHLNSFVHQKSIYNKTTKDEEKGVKIVTSVSVTGDSSPKIKFEQSQEPLSGNPTHSPVPVTNILNINCTGSHVKLQLNTSGTKTTFVVMNRSWCSTEVLFKRKCEGTWMPDDESSEQLLHNVREDKENQNSNDRNHPGTTNKQTEAPCDSKYARSTNIWDSPDYCQCCSDHKQQRSADFKVANHLSSPPLLLNIKPQEKRQSFQKSLSGDQFWDIPPPQEFADIKHDSLEGLTEDLASCKINTSSQADVHSTSTEELRCLISAQEEERSLPPSFDQLSESGNYDPMFMRPFLFTSRSNLTMDFINGQKKKPWIRNNSIATVEHRACSLPKKRRQTFPGTSQSLRLIQEDLQLPYRESFSSLIMCSLPVQTERLERTEKGGERLSPFGIENNIFSQTTGGFKLFSETEDSHDRAQPFLSPFSENNPDELFTNTEHCQRHDCSRQHDANLSICKDMEGLDTDDCEYTKGADSGFDQEFGEGEYHSPLTEELSRRALSIQIIPPSCSGSEEHMLQIHPEIQFPNNEVKNEDQKDCVSFLPEYSKSSVHTITGGALDQSLLQRDALSPDGCLENHLWNAVDDLCTSLLQDLDVQSLNSDEVPEDIKPKPTDEKMGSTSPPLPLMSEDTNDLQLDTGRIATETSNQPTIIASCLPKGSTDIEVFAKEALSKTNRAEKQIVSRSSLEIKEHLKPVVHRDPDISASEHWAKRRKLFKESKQKSSAGGSSITSDITEESVSEDTHSMDTTFQEAEERGFYTETFHSSAWIFQGDDVGPGAIHPSLTTRTRAVSIRERTVKISKGAGEYPWGFRIQFSKPIVVTEVDTNGAAEEAGLMVGDYVLAVNGIDVTSIPHSEAADLARQGPDVLTLTIGSDIARGPNTPRPACRGYLHKRTQSGLIKGWRKRWFVLTHDCCLYYYRHKRDDGKRRALSAVKMEGAEVGPDTSLGKPFVFKCQPQSGIRVYFFCATSNQEMKRWLEAMEKATHPITQNHVWVDVTKHNSNLPPLAVKNPDCLGLLHKMDQNKDSWVQHYCILKDGCLYLYSGIRATHAQGGIYLQGYVVREQPHGSKNSIIELKPPSDEFRTFYLCAENPNENQRWIIAIKASVKKWLPLHRALHDYMNGPPEETRM; translated from the exons ATGagcaggagggggaggaggaggaacagcaagaggaggaagagctccAGCAGCAACAAAC agagTGTCTCAccgtacatttttaaaaagcagaacaaaaacaataactgCAACAATGAGGATCTTGTTGAAAAGGGAGAAACCGACTCTTTTCGGAAGGAAAATGTTCTGTCAGCATCTGAAGATGAGGAAAAATACAACAATTCTGCACCAAAGGAGAAAAGATTTAAAGAGGATTATCACCTGAATTCATTTGTACACCAAAAGAGTATTtataacaaaacaacaaaggatGAAGAGAAAGGAGTGAAAATAGTGACCTCAGTTTCTGTCACAGGAGATTCATCCCCAAAGATCAAGTTTGAGCAATCACAGGAACCTTTATCTGGAAATCCAACCCACTCACCGGTTCCAGTTACTAACATCCTGAATATCAACTGCACCGGATCACATGTAAAACTTCAACTTAATACATCTGGCACCAAGACCACATTTGTTGTCATGAATAGAAGCTGGTGCAGTACTGAGGTGCTTTTTAAGCGCAAATGTGAGGGGACATGGATGCCAGACGATGAGTCTTCTGAGCAGCTGTTACATAATGTCAGAGAGGATAAAGAAAATCAGAACAGTAATGATAGAAATCACCCTGGaaccacaaataaacaaacagaggCTCCTTGTGATTCAAAATATGCCAGATCCACAAATATATGGGACAGTCCAGACTACTGTCAATGCTGCAGTGATCACAAACAACAAAGATCAGCGGACTTTAAGGTGGCAAATCATCTATCAAGCCCACCACTGCTGTTAAATATCAAACCTCAAGAGAAGAGGCAAAGTTTTCAAAAAAGCCTCAGTGGGGATCAGTTCTGGGACATTCCTCCGCCCCAAGAGTTTGCAGATATTAAACATGACAGTTTAGAAGGCCTCACAGAAGACTTGGCTTCCTGTAAAATCAACACTTCTAGTCAAGCTGACGTACACTCGACCTCCACTGAGGAGCTCAGATGCCTAATTTctgcacaagaagaagaaagaagtcTGCCACCTTCTTTTGATCAGTTATCAGAATCTGGTAACTATGACCCCATGTTCATGAGACCCTTCTTGTTTACCAGCAGGTCCAACTTAACAATGGATTTCATCaatgggcagaaaaaaaaaccctggatTAGAAATAATAGTATTGCCACAGTAGAACACAGAGCATGCTCATTACCAAAGAAAAGACGTCAAACATTTCCTGGGACGTCACAGAGTTTAAGACTGATTCAAGAAGATCTTCAGCTGCCGTACAGAGAATCGTTTTCCTCTTTGATCATGTGCTCACTTCCTGTCCAGACTGAGAGGTTGGAAAGGACTGAGAAGGGTGGTGAAAGGTTATCTCCATTTGgaatagaaaataatattttttcacaAACCACAGGGGGTTTTAAACTGTTCTCAGAAACTGAAGACAGCCATGACAGAGCACAGCCATTCCTCAGTCCATTCTCGGAGAATAATCCAGATGAGTTGTTCACGAACACTGAACACTGTCAAAGACACGACTGCAGCAGACAACATGATGCTAACCTGAGCATTTGTAAGGACATGGAAGGTCTAGACACTGATGACTGTGAATATACTAAAGGAGCAGACAGTGGATTTGATCAAGAATTTGGAGAAGGAGAATATCACAGTCCCCTTACCGAGGAGCTAAGTCGAAGAGCCCTTTCTATACAAATCATCCCTCCGTCTTGCAGTGGGTCAGAGGAACATATGCTACAGATTCACCCAGAAATACAATTCCCAAACAATGAGGTTAAAAATGAAGACCAGAAGGATTGTGTCTCTTTTTTACCTGAATATAGCAAGTCCTCAGTTCACACAATAACGGGTGGTGCACTTGACCAAAGTCTCTTGCAGAGGGACGCATTGTCACCAGATGGTTGTCTGGAAAACCATCTATGGAATGCTGTGGATGACTTGTGCACGTCCCTTTTGCAGGACTTAGATGTTCAATCATTAAACTCAGATGAGGTTCCAGAAGACATTAAACCTAAACCAACTGATGAAAAAATGGGAAGTACCAGCCCTCCTCTGCCATTGATGAGTGAGGACACAAATGATCTCCAGCTGGATACAGGAAGAATTGCTACAGAGACTTCAAACCAACCTACAATCATAGCATCATGTCTGCCAAAAGGTTCTACAGACATAGAAGTCTTTGCAAAAGAGGCGCTCAGTAAAACCAACAGGGCAGAAAAACAGATTGTATCTAGAT CGTCTTTAGAGATCAAGGAGCACCTGAAGCCTGTGGTTCATAGAGATCCAGATATTAGTGCCTCTGAACACTGGGCTAAAAGGCGGAAGCTCTTCAAAGAGAGCAAGCAGAAGAGCTCTGCTGGAGGAAGCTCAATCACCAGTGACATCACAGAGGAATCAG TATCAGAGGACACTCACTCTATGGACACAACATTTCaagaagctgaagaaagaggCTTTTATACAGAAACATTCCACTCATCGGCATGGATTTTCCAAGGAGACGACGTAGGCCCTGGGGCCATTCATCCCAGTCTGACCACCAGAACTCGCGCTGTCTCAA ttcGAGAGAGGACTGTCAAGATCAGCAAAGGGGCAGGAGAGTACCCCTGGGGCTTTCGAATACAGTTTTCTAAACCCATCGTTGTCACAGAGGTTGACACAA atggGGCTGCTGAGGAAGCAGGGTTGATGGTAGGAGACTATGTCCTAGCTGTCAATGGCATTGATGTCACCAGTATTCCTCATTCTGAGGCTGCTGATTTAGCCAGACAGG GTCCAGATGTTCTGACATTGACCATTGGGTCAGACATTGCTCGTGGTCCTAACACGCCAAGACCAGCATGCCGTGGTTACCTTCACAAGCGTACTCAGTCTGGTCTGATTAAAGGCTGGAGAAAGAGGTGGTTTGTACTGACGCATGACTGCTGCCTTTACTACTACAGACACAAACGG GATGATGGTAAGAGGCGGGCACTGTCAGCAGTAAAGATGGAAGGGGCTGAGGTGGGACCAGACACTTCCCTTGGAAAACCATTTGTGTTCAAGTGCCAGCCTCAGTCTGGTATTCGAGTGTACTTCTTCTGTGCCACTTCCAACCAGGAAATGAAAAG GTGGCTGGAAGCGATGGAGAAAGCTACTCATCCCATCACACAG AACCATGTTTGGGTGGATGTCACCAAACACAACTCTAATCTGCCCCCGCTGGCTGTAAAAAATCCAGACTGTCTAGGATTACTTCATAAAATGGACCAAAACAAGGACTCATGGGTACAGCACTACTGCATTCTGAAGGATGGGTGCCTCTACTTGTACAGTGGCATCCGTGCAACCCACGCACAAG GTGGCATCTACCTTCAGGGTTACGTGGTGAGAGAGCAGCCCCATGGATCCAAGAATTCCATCATTGAGTTGAAACCTCCATCTGATGAGTTTAGAACGTTCTACCTCTGTGCTGAGAACCCGAATGAAAATCAACG GTGGATCATAGCTATCAAAGCATCAGTAAAGAAGTGGCTGCCTTTACACCGGGCCCTTCACGACTACATGAATGGACCACCAGAAGAGACCAGAATGTGA